A region from the Kribbella shirazensis genome encodes:
- a CDS encoding TerC family protein: MTVSPLVWILTLAGILALLAFDYFFHVRSVHVPTLREAAIWSAAYVGIALLFGLGTFVLGGTAMGSEYFAGYITEKALSVDNLFVFLVIVTSFRVPRENQQKVLLIGIVFALITRTGFIFLGSALVNMFSWVFYLFGLVLLLTAGHMLRPESEESHSPDNLMILISRRLFHTADHFDGDRLVTVEGGRRVLTPMVLVIAAIGGTDLLFAIDSIPAIFGLTQNVYVVFTATAFSLLGLRQLYFLLDGLLDRLIYLSFGLAAILAFIGVKLILHALHENNLPFINNGKHLDVAEIGTGLSLTVIVAILVATIVASLLSVRGRTQNAISRIRRDARRYLDSEYTADPSERERIYLRLVDARDYLTALGPKAKQQVENEPELLELCRQVTESHERSRERGATTWTADPAEL; this comes from the coding sequence ATGACTGTGTCGCCGTTGGTCTGGATTCTGACGCTGGCCGGGATCCTCGCGCTGCTGGCGTTCGACTACTTCTTCCACGTCCGGTCCGTGCACGTCCCGACCCTGCGCGAGGCCGCGATCTGGTCCGCGGCGTACGTCGGCATCGCGCTGCTGTTCGGGCTCGGCACCTTCGTGCTCGGCGGGACCGCGATGGGCTCGGAGTACTTCGCCGGATACATCACCGAGAAGGCGTTGTCGGTCGACAACCTGTTCGTGTTCCTCGTCATCGTGACCAGCTTCCGGGTGCCGCGGGAGAATCAGCAGAAGGTCCTGCTGATCGGCATCGTCTTCGCGCTGATCACTCGGACCGGGTTCATCTTCCTCGGCTCGGCACTGGTGAACATGTTCTCCTGGGTGTTCTACCTCTTCGGCCTCGTCCTGCTGCTCACCGCGGGCCACATGCTCAGACCCGAATCCGAGGAGTCCCACTCGCCCGACAACCTCATGATCCTGATCAGCCGCCGCCTGTTCCACACGGCCGACCACTTCGACGGGGACCGGCTGGTCACCGTCGAGGGCGGCCGCCGGGTACTGACCCCGATGGTGCTCGTGATCGCCGCGATCGGCGGCACCGACCTCCTGTTCGCCATCGACTCGATCCCGGCGATCTTCGGCCTGACCCAGAACGTGTACGTCGTGTTCACCGCGACCGCGTTCAGCCTGCTCGGGCTCCGGCAGCTGTACTTCCTGCTCGACGGACTGCTCGACCGGCTGATCTACCTGTCGTTCGGGTTGGCCGCGATCCTCGCCTTCATCGGCGTCAAACTGATCCTGCACGCCCTCCACGAGAACAACCTGCCGTTCATCAACAACGGCAAGCATCTCGACGTCGCCGAGATCGGCACCGGCCTGTCGCTGACGGTCATCGTGGCGATCCTGGTCGCCACGATCGTCGCGTCGCTGCTCAGCGTCCGCGGCCGCACCCAGAACGCGATCAGCAGGATCCGCCGCGACGCCCGCAGGTATCTCGACTCCGAATACACCGCCGACCCCTCCGAACGGGAACGGATCTACCTCCGCCTGGTCGACGCCCGCGACTACCTCACCGCGCTCGGCCCGAAGGCGAAACAACAGGTCGAGAACGAGCCCGAACTCCTGGAACTCTGCCGCCAGGTCACCGAATCCCACGAACGATCCCGGGAACGGGGTGCAACGACGTGGACCGCGGACCCGGCCGAGCTGTGA
- the gap gene encoding type I glyceraldehyde-3-phosphate dehydrogenase: protein MTVRVGINGFGRIGRDFLRVALARRTRAIEVVAINDITDTATLANLLQYDSTYGPLPERVGHSGDTLTVGGASIRVSAHRDPAELDWRGSGVDIVIESTGRFATREGAGAHLAGGARKVILSAPGKGIDATFVLGVNQETYDPAAHHIISNASCTTNCVAPMVSVLHRAFGVEHGLMTTIHSYTNDQVILDSPHKDLRRGRSGAVNLIPTTTGAAKAVGLVIPELAGKIDGVAVRVPLEDGSLTDLVVELSERVTVEEINQAFADAASGYLKGLLRYNEDPIVSRDIIGDPASCIFDAPLTQVSGSIVKVFGWYDNEWGYSSRLFDLAELVAQGMTP from the coding sequence ATGACAGTGCGGGTAGGGATCAACGGTTTCGGGCGGATCGGGCGCGACTTCCTGCGGGTCGCGCTAGCGCGGAGGACCAGGGCGATCGAGGTGGTGGCGATCAACGACATCACTGACACCGCCACGCTCGCGAACCTGCTGCAGTACGACTCGACGTACGGGCCGCTGCCGGAGCGGGTCGGGCACAGCGGCGACACGCTGACCGTCGGGGGAGCGTCGATCCGGGTGTCGGCGCACCGCGACCCTGCTGAGCTGGACTGGCGAGGCTCCGGCGTGGACATCGTGATCGAGTCGACTGGGCGCTTCGCGACCCGGGAGGGGGCCGGCGCGCACCTCGCCGGAGGGGCCCGGAAGGTGATCCTCTCGGCGCCCGGCAAGGGCATCGACGCGACGTTCGTGCTCGGCGTGAACCAGGAGACCTACGACCCGGCCGCGCATCACATCATCTCCAACGCGTCCTGTACGACGAACTGCGTCGCGCCGATGGTGTCCGTCCTGCACCGGGCATTCGGCGTCGAGCACGGCCTGATGACCACGATCCACAGCTACACCAACGATCAGGTGATCCTCGACTCACCGCACAAGGACCTGCGGCGCGGACGGTCCGGCGCGGTGAACCTGATCCCGACCACCACGGGTGCGGCGAAGGCCGTCGGCCTGGTCATCCCGGAACTGGCCGGGAAAATCGACGGTGTCGCAGTTCGGGTCCCGCTGGAGGACGGCTCGCTCACGGACCTGGTGGTGGAGCTGAGCGAACGGGTGACGGTCGAGGAGATCAATCAAGCGTTCGCCGACGCGGCGTCGGGCTACCTCAAGGGGCTACTCCGGTACAACGAGGATCCGATCGTGTCGCGCGACATCATCGGCGATCCCGCGTCCTGCATCTTCGACGCGCCGCTGACCCAGGTGAGCGGCAGCATCGTCAAGGTCTTCGGCTGGTACGACAACGAATGGGGCTACAGCAGCCGTCTGTTCGACCTGGCCGAGCTCGTAGCCCAAGGCATGACGCCATGA
- a CDS encoding alpha/beta fold hydrolase: MKNPLTIPARRTPGRWRTLGFLLAAVALAMASFNPAQSVAGEQRGTRPTIVLVHGSWADASSWNRVTERLRDDGYAVRALPNPLRSVASDSASVRAFLETVPGPVVLVGHSYGGFVISNAATGLPNVKALVYVNSFAPEAGETPFQLVGPDSALAVDPATVFDLVPADQPPTATTDVYLKRSAVFSSFATGLDHDDKDLVFATQRPGAFGALNDPSGTPAWKTIPSWSLIGTDDQIIPAAEQRKMSQRAGATITEYEAGHLGLMTRPGTVTRVIGQAAHAVSR; encoded by the coding sequence ATGAAGAATCCCCTGACCATCCCAGCTCGCCGTACGCCAGGACGATGGCGCACCCTCGGGTTCCTGCTGGCCGCGGTGGCCTTGGCCATGGCGAGCTTCAATCCGGCTCAGAGCGTCGCCGGCGAACAGCGTGGCACGAGGCCGACCATCGTGCTGGTCCACGGCTCGTGGGCGGACGCCTCCAGTTGGAACCGCGTCACCGAGCGGCTGCGGGACGACGGTTACGCGGTCCGTGCCCTCCCCAACCCGCTGCGCTCGGTGGCGAGCGACTCAGCGTCGGTGCGGGCCTTCCTGGAGACGGTACCGGGACCGGTCGTGCTGGTCGGTCACTCGTACGGCGGTTTCGTGATCAGCAACGCGGCCACCGGGCTGCCGAACGTCAAGGCCCTGGTGTACGTGAACTCCTTCGCGCCGGAAGCCGGCGAGACTCCGTTCCAGCTCGTGGGCCCGGACTCCGCGCTCGCCGTGGATCCGGCAACCGTGTTCGATCTGGTGCCCGCCGACCAGCCGCCCACCGCGACCACCGACGTGTACCTGAAGCGGTCGGCCGTCTTCTCCTCGTTCGCCACCGGGCTGGACCACGACGACAAGGACCTCGTCTTCGCGACCCAGCGGCCGGGTGCGTTCGGAGCGCTCAACGACCCGTCCGGAACCCCGGCCTGGAAGACGATCCCGTCCTGGAGCCTGATCGGCACCGATGACCAGATCATCCCGGCCGCCGAACAGCGGAAGATGTCCCAGCGGGCCGGCGCGACGATCACGGAGTACGAAGCCGGGCACCTCGGCCTGATGACCCGTCCCGGCACCGTCACCCGGGTGATCGGGCAGGCCGCCCACGCGGTGTCGCGCTAG
- a CDS encoding WhiB family transcriptional regulator has translation MRWLHRGACRTEDPELFFPIGTSGPALHQIEAAKQICGHCEVVDDCLEWALHTGQAAGVWGGLSEDERRDLKRRTRSPRTAKT, from the coding sequence ATGAGATGGCTGCACCGGGGCGCGTGCCGAACCGAAGACCCCGAACTCTTCTTCCCGATCGGAACCAGCGGCCCGGCTCTACACCAGATCGAGGCCGCGAAGCAGATCTGCGGCCACTGCGAGGTGGTCGATGACTGCCTGGAGTGGGCACTACACACCGGCCAGGCCGCCGGCGTTTGGGGCGGCCTCTCCGAAGACGAACGCCGCGACCTCAAGCGCCGTACGCGCAGCCCTCGGACAGCGAAGACTTAG
- a CDS encoding isocitrate lyase/PEP mutase family protein, translating into MSDSQNAELQLRCELLRSLHHADAPLLLPNAWDVASARAVVAAGFPVVATSSAAVAAVLGYEDQERAPADEMFAAAARIARAVDVPVTVDAEAGYGMEPADLVAALRTVSAAGCNLEDTDHRAGGLRAPAEHAKWLAAVREAAAETNYPLVVNARVDVFVPALLAGADPDVMAPLVPEAIERATAYLDAGADCLYPIGLWEPGAVREFVSQVAGPVNVVRLPPSPPLAELAALGVARVSWGPFLHLAAMAHFGEELAALRDS; encoded by the coding sequence ATGAGCGATTCCCAGAACGCAGAACTGCAGCTCCGCTGTGAGCTGCTCCGGTCGTTGCATCACGCTGACGCTCCGCTGCTGTTGCCGAATGCTTGGGATGTGGCGTCGGCTCGTGCCGTCGTAGCTGCCGGCTTCCCGGTTGTCGCGACCAGCAGCGCCGCCGTGGCCGCGGTCCTCGGCTACGAGGACCAGGAGCGGGCGCCGGCCGACGAGATGTTCGCCGCGGCCGCCCGGATCGCACGCGCGGTCGATGTACCGGTCACCGTCGACGCGGAGGCCGGTTACGGCATGGAGCCGGCCGACCTGGTGGCGGCGTTGCGGACCGTCAGCGCCGCCGGCTGCAACCTCGAGGACACCGACCACCGCGCCGGCGGCCTGCGGGCACCGGCCGAGCACGCCAAGTGGCTGGCCGCGGTTCGGGAGGCCGCGGCCGAGACCAACTACCCACTGGTCGTCAACGCCCGCGTCGACGTCTTCGTACCAGCACTCCTTGCCGGTGCCGACCCCGACGTGATGGCGCCGCTGGTGCCCGAGGCCATCGAGCGCGCGACGGCGTATCTGGACGCGGGCGCCGACTGCCTCTACCCGATCGGGCTGTGGGAGCCGGGCGCGGTACGCGAGTTCGTCTCGCAGGTCGCGGGCCCGGTGAACGTCGTACGGCTGCCGCCCTCACCACCCCTGGCCGAACTGGCAGCGCTCGGCGTGGCGCGGGTGAGCTGGGGACCGTTCCTGCATCTCGCGGCGATGGCGCACTTCGGGGAGGAGCTCGCCGCGCTCCGGGACAGCTAG
- a CDS encoding AAA family ATPase produces MPTEHPAHGLLGRHAECRFVDRLLDTVRSGQSQVVVLRGEPGIGKSALLEYTQRGASGCRVARVTGVEYETELAYAGLHQLCAPFLPLKERLPAPQRDALDTAFGLSPHGPSDRFVVALAALALLAEAAEERPLLCVIDDAQWLDRESLLTIAFVARRLYAESVGMVLAVRQSSELRELAGLPELALSGLDYRESRALIDAAWPGRLDERVRDRVIAESRGNPLALLEFPKGLTPAEFAGGYQLPDAAPVATQIERSFRRQVESLPADTRQLMLTAAAEPMGDVTLLWRSAAVLGLARDAAEAAQRDGLIELGTHVRFRHPLVRSAIYRAASASDRLQVHAALAAAIDAGLEPDRATWHRGHATTRLDESVADQLEQSAERARARGGVAAAAAFLERAAELTPDPRRRGRRILAAARARFAAGAFAAATALLALAEGCPMDDLDRALIARLRAQITFVVNRGVDAPGPLLAAAERLAPLDAETARDTYLEALGATLYAGRLHGAVGAYEIAVAARNAFPERDGTRPTDLLLDGLATRFTDGYVAAVRPLRQALDAFAVADDNDVLSWFWLPWLVAGDLWDDLKWHDLAAQAVRLCRETGALTSLPLALGYRAVVHVHAGEFAAASALMEEGNGIAQATGGAAVNYPPMLLAAWRGVDPKELLEAFRVDLEDATARGETRWIGGSGYLNALLHNAVGRHDVALASAREACEYDDLGLYGFALVELVEAAARSGARDEAAAALRQVRERTSAAGTDWALGVQAWSRALLSERRTAEGLYREAIERLEQTRVPLHLGRARLLYGEWLRQESRRTDARHELHAANELFSQFGAEAYGERARRELVAAGGAAHSRSDRALGLLTSQESQIARLARDGLSNSEIGAELYISRHTVDWHLRKVFAKLEITSRKELGTLPLSRLESA; encoded by the coding sequence ATGCCGACCGAACATCCCGCGCACGGGTTACTGGGTCGGCACGCTGAGTGCCGGTTCGTGGATCGGCTCCTGGACACCGTGCGATCCGGTCAGAGTCAGGTCGTGGTCCTGCGCGGTGAGCCCGGCATCGGAAAGTCCGCGCTGCTGGAGTACACGCAGCGCGGTGCGTCCGGTTGCCGGGTGGCGCGAGTGACCGGGGTGGAGTACGAGACCGAGCTTGCTTACGCCGGGTTGCATCAGCTCTGTGCGCCGTTCCTTCCCCTCAAGGAACGACTTCCGGCACCGCAACGTGATGCGCTCGACACGGCGTTCGGGCTGAGCCCCCACGGGCCTTCCGACCGGTTCGTCGTCGCGCTGGCCGCACTCGCCCTGCTGGCCGAGGCCGCGGAGGAACGGCCCCTGCTGTGCGTGATCGACGACGCCCAGTGGCTGGACCGGGAATCACTGCTGACGATCGCCTTCGTCGCCCGCCGCCTGTATGCCGAATCGGTCGGGATGGTCCTCGCGGTCCGGCAGTCCAGTGAGCTGCGGGAGCTGGCCGGGCTTCCGGAGCTGGCGCTCAGCGGACTCGACTACCGCGAGTCGCGTGCGCTCATCGACGCGGCCTGGCCGGGACGTCTGGACGAGCGGGTCCGGGATCGGGTGATCGCGGAGTCGCGTGGCAACCCGCTCGCGCTCCTCGAGTTTCCCAAGGGCCTGACTCCGGCCGAGTTCGCCGGCGGTTACCAGCTCCCGGACGCGGCGCCGGTGGCGACCCAGATCGAGCGGAGCTTCCGGCGCCAGGTCGAGTCACTTCCGGCCGACACCCGGCAGCTGATGCTGACGGCAGCCGCCGAGCCCATGGGCGACGTGACGTTGCTGTGGCGGTCGGCGGCGGTGCTGGGACTGGCGCGCGATGCCGCGGAGGCTGCACAGCGCGACGGGCTGATCGAGCTCGGAACCCACGTCCGGTTCCGCCATCCTCTGGTGCGCTCGGCGATCTACCGGGCCGCCTCGGCGAGCGACCGGCTGCAGGTTCATGCCGCACTCGCCGCCGCCATCGATGCCGGACTCGAGCCTGATCGGGCCACTTGGCATCGTGGACATGCGACGACCAGGCTGGACGAATCCGTCGCCGATCAGCTGGAGCAGTCCGCAGAGCGCGCGCGAGCCCGGGGTGGAGTCGCCGCTGCCGCGGCGTTCCTCGAACGGGCCGCGGAACTGACCCCGGATCCCCGCCGGCGTGGCCGGCGGATTCTCGCCGCCGCCCGGGCGCGATTCGCGGCCGGCGCGTTCGCTGCCGCGACGGCATTGCTGGCACTGGCAGAGGGGTGTCCGATGGACGACCTCGACCGCGCCCTGATCGCTCGCCTCCGGGCCCAGATCACGTTCGTGGTGAATCGTGGCGTCGATGCTCCGGGCCCGTTGCTCGCGGCGGCCGAGCGGCTCGCGCCGCTGGATGCCGAGACGGCGCGCGACACGTACCTGGAGGCGCTCGGTGCCACGCTGTACGCCGGCCGCCTGCACGGAGCCGTCGGTGCGTACGAGATCGCCGTCGCCGCGCGGAACGCGTTCCCGGAGCGAGATGGGACGCGACCGACGGACCTTCTGCTGGACGGCTTGGCCACCCGCTTCACCGATGGCTACGTGGCCGCTGTCCGGCCCCTGCGGCAGGCGCTGGATGCGTTCGCCGTTGCCGACGACAACGACGTCCTGAGCTGGTTCTGGCTGCCGTGGCTCGTCGCGGGCGACCTGTGGGACGACCTCAAGTGGCACGATCTGGCGGCTCAAGCGGTTCGATTGTGCCGCGAGACCGGCGCGCTCACCTCGCTGCCCCTCGCGCTCGGCTACCGGGCGGTCGTGCACGTGCATGCCGGCGAGTTCGCGGCGGCATCCGCGCTGATGGAAGAAGGGAACGGGATCGCCCAGGCGACGGGCGGCGCGGCCGTGAACTATCCGCCGATGCTGCTGGCCGCTTGGCGTGGCGTCGATCCGAAGGAACTGCTGGAGGCCTTCCGCGTCGATCTCGAGGACGCGACCGCGCGTGGCGAGACCCGATGGATCGGCGGCAGCGGCTACCTGAACGCTTTGCTGCACAACGCCGTCGGGCGTCACGACGTGGCGCTGGCCTCGGCCCGGGAAGCCTGTGAGTACGACGATCTGGGCCTCTACGGCTTCGCCCTGGTCGAGCTGGTCGAGGCGGCCGCCCGCAGCGGCGCCCGGGACGAAGCCGCGGCTGCCCTGCGACAGGTGCGGGAGCGAACGAGCGCCGCTGGAACCGACTGGGCGCTCGGCGTGCAGGCGTGGTCGCGAGCGCTGCTCAGCGAACGGCGGACCGCCGAAGGTCTGTACCGCGAGGCGATCGAGCGGCTCGAACAGACCCGCGTCCCGCTCCACCTGGGCCGGGCGCGGCTGTTGTACGGCGAGTGGTTGCGCCAGGAGAGCCGCCGGACCGATGCACGCCACGAACTCCACGCCGCGAACGAGCTGTTCAGTCAGTTCGGAGCCGAGGCGTACGGCGAACGCGCCCGGCGGGAGCTCGTCGCCGCCGGTGGCGCTGCCCACAGCCGCAGCGACCGTGCCCTCGGCCTGCTCACCAGCCAGGAGTCCCAGATAGCCCGGCTCGCGCGGGACGGCCTGTCCAACTCCGAGATCGGGGCCGAGCTGTACATCAGCCGCCACACCGTGGACTGGCACCTGCGGAAGGTGTTCGCGAAGCTCGAGATAACCTCGCGAAAGGAACTCGGCACCCTCCCTCTGAGCCGCCTCGAATCGGCCTAG
- a CDS encoding glycoside hydrolase family 15 protein produces the protein MGACRLPLATSLALTGDQADWTRTIMTTQIEDYALIGDLRTAALVGADGAIDWLSLPRFDSPAVFAALLGRSEHGTWRLAPVDHDRCTRRRYRSGSLILETDWITADGAARVIDLMVPGAATPTVVRIIEGLVGAVRMRTDIVPRMNYGKDAPAVRASGDGRLVAASGSDELWLDSDIDLAIDAGAWTGYFSVTAGERVAFTLTHAPADEPPVAVPAAGTALVATETYWSDWLSRSTYAGPWVDEVNQSLVVLKALTYAPTGGILAAATTSLPEQLGGSRNWDYRYSWLRDATFTLHAFLATGFLDEAAAWRDWLVRAVSSASPADPRIMYAVDGSSDLPEQTLDWLPGYAGSLPVRVGNAAATQQQNDVWGEVLDVLSAARAAGVPDSVDQQKLERVLLDRIESCWREPDHGLWEVRGPRRHFVHSKVMAWVGIDRAVRRLQEHGADEPAELVRLTALRRTIRQEILDHGYDSRRRAFTQSYGSPRLDAAALLMPRYGFLAAADARIAGTIDAIQRDLTDDGLVLRYAVSDEGHNVDGVPGGEGTFLATSFWLADALHSAGRTGQATELFERLLALRNDVGLLSEEYDAATGHHLGNTPQAFSHAGLITTALTLSAAWSAAGRDAEFRERLA, from the coding sequence GTGGGAGCGTGTCGCCTCCCGCTGGCCACGTCCCTGGCGCTGACTGGTGACCAGGCCGACTGGACGAGGACGATCATGACCACGCAGATTGAGGACTACGCGCTGATCGGTGATCTGCGCACGGCTGCCTTGGTCGGTGCCGATGGAGCGATCGACTGGTTGAGCCTGCCGCGTTTCGACTCTCCCGCCGTGTTCGCTGCTCTCCTCGGGCGGAGCGAACACGGGACGTGGCGGCTGGCGCCTGTCGATCACGACCGGTGCACACGTCGCCGGTACCGCAGCGGTTCCCTGATCCTCGAAACGGACTGGATCACCGCTGACGGCGCGGCCCGGGTGATCGATCTGATGGTTCCGGGAGCTGCAACACCGACGGTGGTGCGCATCATCGAAGGTCTGGTGGGCGCCGTCCGGATGCGAACTGACATCGTTCCGCGGATGAACTACGGCAAGGACGCTCCGGCCGTGCGGGCGAGCGGTGACGGCCGTCTGGTCGCCGCTTCCGGCAGCGACGAACTGTGGCTCGACAGCGACATCGACCTGGCGATCGACGCCGGAGCCTGGACAGGCTACTTCTCCGTGACCGCGGGCGAGCGGGTCGCGTTCACCCTCACGCATGCGCCTGCCGACGAGCCGCCCGTGGCTGTTCCGGCGGCGGGTACGGCGCTGGTCGCCACGGAGACGTACTGGTCCGACTGGCTGAGCCGGTCGACGTACGCCGGCCCGTGGGTTGACGAGGTCAATCAATCGTTGGTCGTCCTGAAGGCACTCACCTACGCCCCGACCGGCGGCATCCTGGCCGCCGCGACCACTTCGTTGCCGGAGCAGCTCGGTGGCTCCCGGAACTGGGACTACCGGTACTCATGGTTGCGCGACGCAACATTCACCCTGCACGCCTTCCTGGCCACCGGCTTCCTCGACGAGGCCGCTGCCTGGCGCGACTGGCTGGTCCGCGCAGTCTCTTCCGCCAGTCCGGCCGACCCGCGGATCATGTACGCCGTGGACGGCTCGAGTGATCTCCCTGAGCAGACCCTCGACTGGCTGCCCGGCTACGCCGGCTCCTTACCGGTCCGGGTCGGGAACGCCGCGGCCACGCAGCAGCAGAACGACGTGTGGGGCGAGGTGCTCGACGTACTCTCGGCCGCTCGCGCCGCCGGCGTGCCGGACTCGGTGGACCAGCAGAAGCTGGAACGCGTGCTGCTCGACCGCATCGAAAGCTGCTGGCGGGAGCCGGACCACGGACTCTGGGAAGTTCGAGGCCCACGTCGGCACTTCGTGCATTCGAAGGTGATGGCCTGGGTCGGCATCGACCGCGCCGTCCGCCGCTTGCAGGAACACGGCGCGGACGAGCCTGCCGAGCTTGTCCGGCTGACGGCGTTGCGCCGCACGATCCGGCAGGAGATTCTCGACCACGGCTACGACAGCCGACGGCGCGCCTTCACCCAGTCGTACGGGTCACCCAGACTGGACGCCGCCGCACTGCTGATGCCGCGCTACGGCTTCCTTGCCGCGGCCGACGCCCGCATAGCCGGCACGATCGATGCGATCCAGCGCGATCTCACCGACGACGGCCTCGTCCTCCGCTACGCGGTGAGCGACGAGGGGCACAACGTCGACGGCGTACCGGGCGGCGAGGGCACGTTCCTGGCGACCTCCTTCTGGCTCGCCGACGCCCTGCACAGCGCCGGACGGACCGGTCAGGCAACCGAACTGTTCGAGCGACTGCTCGCCCTCCGCAACGACGTCGGCCTACTGAGCGAGGAGTACGACGCGGCCACCGGACACCACCTCGGCAACACACCGCAAGCCTTCAGCCACGCCGGCCTGATCACCACCGCACTCACCCTCAGCGCCGCCTGGTCGGCGGCGGGACGTGACGCCGAGTTCCGAGAACGTCTCGCGTAG